The Myroides fluvii region AGCGAAAAGAGGAATAACTTTCCTCCTTTTCGCTTTTTTTATTTTTCTTCTACTTGCTGTTCTAACTCGGATGCTTTTTCCTGTATCCACTCTTGCATCCATTGCTGGAAGGACTCTACTTTCTTCTCGTTTTTATCTAGCCATTGTTTATTTCCCCCAGGAGTCATCTGATAAATATAGTTACAAAAAACATCCTTTTCTCTTATTGCATTAAAGAAAGGTACATAAAACACTAAGTCTAATTCCAACATAGAAGCTGGATTTTCTGTTTTCACTCCTTGCAACAAACCTAAAAAATTAGTAGTCCTATCACAGAATCCTTGTATATCTTGTCCTATTTTCAGTTCGAAATTTGCCGCAGCATTGAGCACTAATCCCATCTCAACCATTCCATACTTGGAATCTGCTTCCAAACTTCCTTTTGGAATTGTTAGATTGACTACATTTTTCTCCTCTGTTGAAACAGTCACCCCATGTGCAAAGGATTGCTCAATCAATTGCAACATCTTTACACTGCGTGCCGAATGCTGATCTAACAACAAGAAAAAGTAAGCGGACAACATAGATTCGATGCGCAACTGCTGACTTTCTTTTAGAACAGCCAACATATAATGCGAACTAGCATGTAGGGGGTTATCGTAAATACCCGCTACTAAAGCCCGTTCCGCTCCATCAAGATTATTCAGTTTAAAATAACAGATAGCCAAGTTGTAATACACCATAACATCTGCCTCATATTTTTCTATCGTATCTTCTAATAATTCAATTGCTTCCTGTACGCGATTTTGATTACTTAACGTCGATGCTTTAACTACAATAGCAGGAACAGTATATCTCCCTCCTCTTTCGATTGCTTTATTACTGTATTCAAGGGCTAAATCATATTGTTTCGCATACATATAACTCATGCCTATTTCATAATATGCAATACTAGAATTTGGATCTAATTCCAACATTTTTTGGTAACTCTCAATGGCCTTTTCATACTGTCCATTGTCGTGATAAGCAATTCCTTCTTTTACTAATTCTTCCAATTGATTTTGAGCTTGAACTGCTACAAGGGAAAACAGCGATAAACACAGAACGATTACATACTTTTTCATAACGAAATGATTGGAATTATTATAAATCTTAAGCGTCCAAGATACTCCTTTTTTATTTTATTAACCAGTATACCCTTTAAATGGTACAACAAATATTCTCGAGGTTATTAGTAATTAAATTTATACCCCTTATCTTTGCAAGTGAAGAGCTACGACTAATTCCCTAATTTAAAAAGACAAGTATGAAAGAACAATACGAACAGATTGCCATTCAATATCACAGTGAAGTATTAGAAAAAGAGACAGAAGAGATTTTATGGGGAATTGTAGTTGATGCAGAGAAAAATTTGTTTCAGATAGACAATATTCCGTTCTATGGTCCGGAATTATCTTGCGAAGATGTGGTGCATGCCACCTATGATGAGAAAGCAAAGCGCTATCAAGTGGTACACGTGGAGCAACCTTCTGGAAACACGACAGTTCAAGTGATGGTACTCAAAGAAAAATACAACCGTGAGGATTTGTACAACGAGATTTTATACGCACAAACGGAAATTGAATTAGTAGATGATTATTACTTCGTCATCAATGTCCCTGCAAAAACAGATTACAAAAATGTATATGCCATTCTAGCTGCTTTAGAAGAAGAACAGGTTATTTCTTTTGCTGAGCCTAATTTATCACCAAAGCACAATGCAGATATTAGAAAATAAAAAAAAGCCTCGTAAAAAATGAATACGAGGCTTTTTTATTTCTATTTTTTCTTAGAACTGGAAGTAAATAAAGGGTTGCGGACCTGCTGTAGCAGTTGCATACACCACCCAAAACACAAATCCCAACACCACTGATTTAACAAAGATTGGTGCAACATTAAACCATTGATGAGGAATAGCCATCCAACGTTTAGGAATAAAATGCCATACAAATCCAATAGCGATTAACAAAAATACATTTTTGTATCCCATGATAATTGTTTTCCAAGCTTCCCAATCGTATTCAAGATCTGCAATATTATAAATGATATTCAATGCCGTATCAAATGAATTCGCACGGAAGAAAATCCAACAGAACGTAACAAAGTGAAACGTCAAAATAATGGAAATCACGCGCCATACAAAAGAAGCGGGTTTATCTTTTTTACGCGGAAACAACTCCATCACTAATTTGTGTACAGCTAGAGCAATTCCGTGTAAAGCCCCCCATACGATAAAACGCAAGCTAGCCCCGTGCCACAATCCCCCTAACAACATCGTGGTCAGCAAATTGAAGTTGGTAAACAAACTCTTTTCTTTTGTTTTAGACAAAGCGATGGTCAATAGAAACACAACCAAAGATAAAATACCGATAATCAAAGGGTAAATACTCGAGTTGTAGCTATACACTCCCCAACCTATAATTCCAACGAAAAACAGCCCTGGAAAGAAGTATCCTCCAAACGTTCCCTTTCGATTCCCTCCTACTGAAATATAAAGAAAATCCTTTAGCCAAGTAGATAAGGAAATATGCCATCTTCTCCAAAATTCCGTAATAGACGTAGACTGATAAGGCAGATTAAAGTTCATCGGCAGGCGATAACCCAATAGCAAAGCAATACCAATAGCCATATCAGAATATCCAGAGAAATCACAGTAAATCTGAATGGCATAACCGTAAGAAGCCATTAAATTTTCAAAAGCAGTATAACTATTTGGAGCATCGAATACGCGATCTACAAAATTAATGGATATATAATCTGAGATAACAGCCTTTTTTAAAAGCCCTCCAATAATTAACAACATTCCTTCATTTACCTGTTCTCTTGTAACTAAAAGATTGGAGTAGATCTGAGGAATAAAATCCTTTGCCCGCACAATAGGTCCAGCGACCAATTGAGGAAAGAAAGAAATGAAAAACAGATAGTCTAAAAAGTTTTTAGTGGGTTCTATTTCTTTGCGATAAATCTCAATAATATAACTAATCGACTGGAAGGTATAAAACGAAATTCCAACAGGTAAAATCAAATCATCTAAATGGAATTTGGTATCTGCGAAGAAATTAAATCCATCTAAAAAGAAATTGGTATATTTAAAATAGCCTAATAATCCGAGATTTAACACCACACTTAAGGTGAGTAAGAATCGCTTTTTCGCCTCATTTGTACTGTGGTGGATGGTATTGGCAAAGGTGTAATCCATCAACGATGATCCTATCAAAATGAAGAGGTACAAACCACTTGATTTATAATAGAAAAACAAGGAGAACAGCACCACATACAATAAGCGGGCATGAAACGTTTTTCTTAGACCAATATAAATAACGTAGAAAACAATAAACATCCCCAAAAACAAAGCCGAGTTAAACAACAAGGGTTCTTTGGGGTTAAATGTAAACCAGTGAATCACGTCATCCAAGGTTACAGTGGGCAATTCTATATTAAATAGACTCATTTGTCTGTGTAGTTTCTGTTGAAAAATAGTTCTGATATACCTTCATTAATCCTTCAAAAAACAAGGTTCCAGTATATTCATAACCTTTAATGGTATAATGTACTAAGTCTTTGGACAACATTTGTTCATCAATCAAATAAGGCAATCCCAGGGTGCCTCCTAAGTTGTAATACATATCCCAAATCGCATAGTTTTGCTCAATGCCATTAATGATAATTTCATTGGCCAACGTACTTGCTATTGTATTGGGTTTTCCTTTTGAAAAATAACTAGGGGGCGGTGAGGTAACTAAAATTGACGTTTGCGGGTTTCTAGTTTTCACTTCCATCAAAAATCGATTGATCTCCTTTCTAAAACTCGCTCCATCAATTTTATCAAAAGCTTCATTTGTTCCCAAGGACAAGATAATCAAATCTGCTTCCAGTCCTTCTAATTGTTCAAAAAACAAAGGATACTTGTTGTAATCTGAATAGCGTGCACCATTAACGCCAATCGTGTGGTATACGATTCCCGGTTGATCATTTTCTAATACCAGTCCATTTAAGTCATTCGACTCATTTTGAGCCACAGCATACAGATAAAACTGTGCTGTTGTACTAGGGAAATCAAAAGAAACAAACGTTTTTTGCTTGTTGTAATTAACAGGATGAAACACCGAAGTAGCAAGCTGTGGTCGTTCAACTTCTTTTGTGGGAATCACTAAAGTTTTACCTGCTTGTATTGCGGTAGATTTTAACTTATTTAATTGTTTTAAATGCGCTACTGTGGTATTGTATTTTTGTGCAATACCCGATAGTGATTCTCCAGCTTTAATTTTATGTGAACTCGTCTTAGCGACTGTTGTATTGGTTAAATTCAGTTCGCGATCCGTTGTTCCTACCCGATACGTCAATTCGTCAGTAGGGGTAAAAAGTTTCACTCTAGTGAAAGCAAATTTACTTTCTCTCAAATCGACCTTAATCACTGCGTCTTTGGTACTAGAAGACAAGGCGATGCCACTCAACCCTACTTTAGCGCCATTAACTGGATAGATATTTCTTCTGTTCTCCCAGTCAGAATTACTAGAATAACGCACGAAATTATTGCTATTGGTACGTGCTAACTGATAGGGAAAAGTAAATCCCAATCCCCCATTTCCAAACTGTTCTTGGATCAAATTGCGCACTTTTCCACTAAAAAAATCAGCTTGAATATGCGAATCTCCAATGTGAACAATATTGACTTTTTTTCGCTCGCCCTGACTCAATTCTCTCAAGCTAGTAAAAAAATGTTTTAATTGTTCTGGATAATAAATCATATTCTTGTAGGGCTCATTTAGTGTATCTTGTACCTGAGCTGTATCTATATCTTCCTGATCTTTTGGTTGTACTTGAGCTAAAATACTCGTGCTCACCAAAAGCAGTAGAGAAACCATAACTTTACTCCCTTTCTTCATTGGACACCGTATCTATTTCTTTTTGAACTTTATTTCTATGTAGGGAATCTTCATTCAAATTACTTCTCCCTCTTTGTCTAGTTTCCCCTCCTTTTTCTTTTTTATACGTAGCGTATCCTTCTTCTAATTGTTTAAAAATTAAAGCAGATACCGTTTGTGCACCTCTAAAATTAAAGTGGGTGTAATCTTTATTAGCTTTCGCTGGTGATCCTTCTACCCATTGAACCATCGAACCTTTTCCTCCCATCGCCTCATATAAATTGAAAAAACCCGTTTTGGATTCCATTGCATACTTGCGCTGTGCACGCATCAATGGGGTTACCGCTGAATCAGTTGCCATGGTCAAATCATATTTCGTCGACTTATCAGCTGTAGAAATAACTAAGATGGATGCTTTTGGAAAACACTGTCTTAAATGACTAACGACTTTATTCATTTGTTTGGTATACCAACTGTAATTATGTGATCCATAATTTAATACATTGGTTCCATAATGTAAGATAATCAAGCTATAATCCAATTCTTTTTGGAATTTCTGCATGACAGCTACGTTGAATAAAGATAAAGGTAATCCGGAGTTTCCGCGGCTTGAAAAATTATCTACCTGTACCCCCGTTGGACTACTAACATCGATACCATATAACGGAATCGAATCCGCATGAAGAAATTGCAATTTCAATTGTTTGATTGAACTTCCTCCGGTCAATTTCAGTTTATTCAATGCTGTAGCGGCATTTAAGGATTTTCGAAGGGTATCTTTTTGCATAATAACCTCAACTGTACCGCGTGTATTAGTCGATCTACCATAATACAATGTTGGGTTATTCAGCGTCGTCATATTGCGTATATTACCTGCTTGATAACTTACCCAGGTAGGTCTTACGGTGTCTTTAACAAAGAACACTTGTCCACCTACACCAAACGGTTTGCGTGGATTTTTTACATTTAAATAAGACTGAACCTTCCAATTTGGCGAATACTTATGCGTCACAGATCCCCTAGATTGAGAAGACTCCGACGTAATTTGGATAAATCCAACCCCAGAACCCCCGTATTTATCTTGGTAATTTTTGCGCAAATCTTGAACAATCATATCACCATCTGTCATAGAATCTCCATAATAGGCGATACGCGCACGTCCTTGATTTTCCATCTCTACTTGGTACAAACGGCTAAAGAAGTAATCCAAAAAGACCATTCCTTTAAAGCTTGCTTCCCCTTCATTGGAAAACAAATCTTCTTCTTGAATGACAAGTACTTCTCCTTCTTCTGTATCAGAAGCAGGAGTAGTTTCTCCTTTTACGGCTACTTTTTCCTCTTCAATTGCCTCCAATAACAAGCTGTCAATTACCACATTGCTCGTTTTGGGTTTTTCTTCCGAAAAAATCTTTTGAGGCAAATTTGCCTTAAAGAATAAAAAAAAGCCACTAGCCAATATAACAATGGCTAATGACTGTATCATGTATGATTTTACTACTTTCACAAAGAACGAAATTACATACGATTTGGTACCGCAATTCCCAACAAAGAGAATGCGTCTTGGATCACCAAACCAACTTTTTGAGATAATTGTACTCTAAACGTTTTCAACGTTAGGTCTTCTTCTCCAAGAATAGAAACCGATTGATAAAAAGAATTGTATTCTTTTACCAAGTCATACACATAATTTGCAAGTAAAGCTGGACTATGTGAACGTGCTGCATTTTGAATTACTTCTGGGAAGTCTTCCAACAACTTAATTATTTCCTTTTCTTTCGGATCTAAAGCGATAGCCGTTATTTCAGTTGATAAATCAAACGCTGCTCTGCGCAAAATCGATTGAATACGCGCATAAGCATATTGAATAAACGGTCCTGTATTTCCAGCAAAATCGACAGATTCTTCCGGATTAAACAAGATGCGTTTCTTAGGATCAACCTTTAAAATATAATATTTAAGCGCCCCTAAACCGATGGTGTTATAGAGCGTTTCTTTTTCCTCTTCCGAATAACCTTCTAATTTACCTAATTCTTCTGAAATCGAACGAGCCGTATTGGTCATTTCTTCCATTAATTCATCTGCATCTACAACCGTACCCTCTCTACTCTTCATTTTTCCTGAAGGTAAATCTACCATTCCGTAAGACAAATGGAATAAACTATCGGCCCAATCAAACCCTAAGCGTTTCAGAATCAAGAACAACACTTTAAAGTGATAATCTTGCTCATTTCCAACGGTATAGACCATCCCTCCAATATCAGAAAAATCTTTTACACGTTGAATCGCTGTACCGATATCTTGTGTCATGTACACGGATGTACCATCTCCACGAAGGACTAACTTTTCATCTAATCCATCGTCTGTTAAGTCAATCCAAACAGAATTATCTTCTTTTTTAAAGAATACACCACGTGCTAATCCGTCTTCAACAACATCTTTACCTAGCAAATACGTATCACTTTCGTAATAGTTCTTATCAAAATCGATTCCCAAGTTTGCATAAGAAACGGCAAAACCATCATATACCCATTG contains the following coding sequences:
- a CDS encoding tetratricopeptide repeat protein translates to MKKYVIVLCLSLFSLVAVQAQNQLEELVKEGIAYHDNGQYEKAIESYQKMLELDPNSSIAYYEIGMSYMYAKQYDLALEYSNKAIERGGRYTVPAIVVKASTLSNQNRVQEAIELLEDTIEKYEADVMVYYNLAICYFKLNNLDGAERALVAGIYDNPLHASSHYMLAVLKESQQLRIESMLSAYFFLLLDQHSARSVKMLQLIEQSFAHGVTVSTEEKNVVNLTIPKGSLEADSKYGMVEMGLVLNAAANFELKIGQDIQGFCDRTTNFLGLLQGVKTENPASMLELDLVFYVPFFNAIREKDVFCNYIYQMTPGGNKQWLDKNEKKVESFQQWMQEWIQEKASELEQQVEEK
- a CDS encoding DUF4265 domain-containing protein → MKEQYEQIAIQYHSEVLEKETEEILWGIVVDAEKNLFQIDNIPFYGPELSCEDVVHATYDEKAKRYQVVHVEQPSGNTTVQVMVLKEKYNREDLYNEILYAQTEIELVDDYYFVINVPAKTDYKNVYAILAALEEEQVISFAEPNLSPKHNADIRK
- a CDS encoding MBOAT family O-acyltransferase yields the protein MSLFNIELPTVTLDDVIHWFTFNPKEPLLFNSALFLGMFIVFYVIYIGLRKTFHARLLYVVLFSLFFYYKSSGLYLFILIGSSLMDYTFANTIHHSTNEAKKRFLLTLSVVLNLGLLGYFKYTNFFLDGFNFFADTKFHLDDLILPVGISFYTFQSISYIIEIYRKEIEPTKNFLDYLFFISFFPQLVAGPIVRAKDFIPQIYSNLLVTREQVNEGMLLIIGGLLKKAVISDYISINFVDRVFDAPNSYTAFENLMASYGYAIQIYCDFSGYSDMAIGIALLLGYRLPMNFNLPYQSTSITEFWRRWHISLSTWLKDFLYISVGGNRKGTFGGYFFPGLFFVGIIGWGVYSYNSSIYPLIIGILSLVVFLLTIALSKTKEKSLFTNFNLLTTMLLGGLWHGASLRFIVWGALHGIALAVHKLVMELFPRKKDKPASFVWRVISIILTFHFVTFCWIFFRANSFDTALNIIYNIADLEYDWEAWKTIIMGYKNVFLLIAIGFVWHFIPKRWMAIPHQWFNVAPIFVKSVVLGFVFWVVYATATAGPQPFIYFQF
- a CDS encoding LysM peptidoglycan-binding domain-containing protein gives rise to the protein MKKGSKVMVSLLLLVSTSILAQVQPKDQEDIDTAQVQDTLNEPYKNMIYYPEQLKHFFTSLRELSQGERKKVNIVHIGDSHIQADFFSGKVRNLIQEQFGNGGLGFTFPYQLARTNSNNFVRYSSNSDWENRRNIYPVNGAKVGLSGIALSSSTKDAVIKVDLRESKFAFTRVKLFTPTDELTYRVGTTDRELNLTNTTVAKTSSHKIKAGESLSGIAQKYNTTVAHLKQLNKLKSTAIQAGKTLVIPTKEVERPQLATSVFHPVNYNKQKTFVSFDFPSTTAQFYLYAVAQNESNDLNGLVLENDQPGIVYHTIGVNGARYSDYNKYPLFFEQLEGLEADLIILSLGTNEAFDKIDGASFRKEINRFLMEVKTRNPQTSILVTSPPPSYFSKGKPNTIASTLANEIIINGIEQNYAIWDMYYNLGGTLGLPYLIDEQMLSKDLVHYTIKGYEYTGTLFFEGLMKVYQNYFSTETTQTNESI
- a CDS encoding SGNH/GDSL hydrolase family protein — protein: MIQSLAIVILASGFFLFFKANLPQKIFSEEKPKTSNVVIDSLLLEAIEEEKVAVKGETTPASDTEEGEVLVIQEEDLFSNEGEASFKGMVFLDYFFSRLYQVEMENQGRARIAYYGDSMTDGDMIVQDLRKNYQDKYGGSGVGFIQITSESSQSRGSVTHKYSPNWKVQSYLNVKNPRKPFGVGGQVFFVKDTVRPTWVSYQAGNIRNMTTLNNPTLYYGRSTNTRGTVEVIMQKDTLRKSLNAATALNKLKLTGGSSIKQLKLQFLHADSIPLYGIDVSSPTGVQVDNFSSRGNSGLPLSLFNVAVMQKFQKELDYSLIILHYGTNVLNYGSHNYSWYTKQMNKVVSHLRQCFPKASILVISTADKSTKYDLTMATDSAVTPLMRAQRKYAMESKTGFFNLYEAMGGKGSMVQWVEGSPAKANKDYTHFNFRGAQTVSALIFKQLEEGYATYKKEKGGETRQRGRSNLNEDSLHRNKVQKEIDTVSNEERE
- the argS gene encoding arginine--tRNA ligase; the encoded protein is MMLNQILTPQIINAAKELYDVVIDKVEYQVTRKEFEGDITVVIFPFLKQIKGNPIEIGTKIGEYLVENTTEIERFNVVKGFLNLVVAESYYLSSFAEMNKEEHYGFKTPDANDKAVLVEYSSPNTNKPLHLGHVRNNLLGFSVAEILKASGKKVYKTQIINDRGIHICKSMLAWQKFGNGETPTSTGLKGDKLVGNYYVKFDVEYKAQIKDLMASGLTEDQAKLEAPIIKEAKEMLLDWEAGKPEVIELWKMMNQWVYDGFAVSYANLGIDFDKNYYESDTYLLGKDVVEDGLARGVFFKKEDNSVWIDLTDDGLDEKLVLRGDGTSVYMTQDIGTAIQRVKDFSDIGGMVYTVGNEQDYHFKVLFLILKRLGFDWADSLFHLSYGMVDLPSGKMKSREGTVVDADELMEEMTNTARSISEELGKLEGYSEEEKETLYNTIGLGALKYYILKVDPKKRILFNPEESVDFAGNTGPFIQYAYARIQSILRRAAFDLSTEITAIALDPKEKEIIKLLEDFPEVIQNAARSHSPALLANYVYDLVKEYNSFYQSVSILGEEDLTLKTFRVQLSQKVGLVIQDAFSLLGIAVPNRM